One part of the Rutidosis leptorrhynchoides isolate AG116_Rl617_1_P2 chromosome 1, CSIRO_AGI_Rlap_v1, whole genome shotgun sequence genome encodes these proteins:
- the LOC139862528 gene encoding protein PATRONUS 2: MTSRLVRQPLTIQNENSNVIPNKMMTGEKGKNAKLPLGKGGSSRKALGDITNKPNITKEVSTRKKIPVKEEFNILEERFLHDHKKCIEAQQLMSESMFLDIVLPGYGSTPSDSPVSDSSKLNHETLSDYPELVELPVPEIPDPLESALKPDWDLDLDSPPCSPNSWIWEEVEYFLKPENED; this comes from the exons ATGACAAGTCGACTCGTTCGACAACCGCTGACGATTCAAAATGAGAATTCAAACGTCATTCCAAACA AGATGATGACTGGTGAAAAAGGGAAAAATGCTAAGTTGCCGCTAGGGAAAGGCGGATCGAGCCGCAAAGCACTTGGTGACATTACAAATAAACCAAACATCACTAAAGAAGTGTCGACAAGGAAAAAGATTCCAGTTAAGGAGGAATTTAATATTCTCGAAGAGAGGTTTTTGCATGACCACAAAAAATGTATCGAAGCACAACAATTAATGTCAGAATCCATGTTTTTGGATATAGTTCTTCCGGGATATG GTTCTACGCCTTCTGACTCTCCGGTATCTGATTCATCAAAG CTGAACCACGAAACCCTTTCCGATTACCCAGAACTCGTAGAGTTGCCGGTGCCTGAAATACCTGATCCATTAGAGTCAGCACTTAAACCGGATTGGGATTTGGATTTGGATTCTCCTCCATGTTCCCCTAATTCTTGGATATGGGAAGAAGTTGAATATTTCTTGAAGCCAGAAAATGAAGATTGA